A single region of the Thermotoga profunda AZM34c06 genome encodes:
- a CDS encoding metal-dependent hydrolase has translation MKIRYLGHAAVLIQLKEKNLIIDPFISENPCCPVKLQDLPRIHYILVTHGHADHLGDTVKIAKSDGATVIANFELCSYIARHGIVTHPMHIGGKYVFEFGSVKLTPALHGSSLIEKELPVYAGNPCGFLIEAEGKKIYHAGDTGLTKDMELLQKEKIDAAFLPIGGNFVMDLWDAVEAVKMIQPKLVVPIHFNTWELIKADPEKFKHEIEKLQIKCHVMEPGETIEL, from the coding sequence TCCATTCATAAGTGAAAATCCATGTTGTCCCGTGAAATTACAAGACCTGCCAAGGATACATTACATACTGGTCACGCACGGTCACGCAGATCATCTTGGAGACACCGTAAAGATAGCAAAATCTGATGGAGCAACTGTGATAGCTAACTTCGAACTGTGTAGTTACATAGCACGACATGGCATTGTTACTCACCCCATGCACATCGGTGGGAAGTATGTCTTTGAATTCGGGAGTGTGAAGTTGACACCAGCACTTCATGGCTCAAGCCTGATCGAGAAGGAATTACCTGTTTATGCGGGAAATCCTTGTGGTTTTTTGATTGAAGCCGAAGGCAAGAAGATCTACCATGCAGGAGATACGGGTTTAACAAAAGATATGGAGCTGTTGCAAAAGGAAAAAATAGACGCAGCCTTTCTCCCAATAGGTGGTAACTTCGTGATGGATCTCTGGGATGCCGTTGAAGCTGTCAAGATGATTCAACCTAAATTGGTTGTGCCAATACACTTCAACACTTGGGAGCTCATAAAGGCAGATCCAGAGAAATTCAAGCATGAAATCGAGAAATTACAAATCAAATGTCATGTAATGGAACCCGGTGAGACGATTGAACTGTGA
- a CDS encoding protease complex subunit PrcB family protein gives MRTLVCAILLLGAIYMAGMIYYTPVEFVFPQELYQSIGSKSANFQYMILSKSEQIVLLLKGWLFTPVQISETKSFKVRVIAQDFDGEIELPAKKSGIYTYMVQHLLILPKGVSKIIVGGYEISFGSFSYKTKSTRGSDSVSLDVLNSQMVLTQTFKAGEKILIMISAGRKNTGGYEVVVDSVDLVDKTIQIKAHVQSPSPSTPVTQAITYPAAVVEINEPLQPGSYNIICTLLDNGEFNLSAGFEIF, from the coding sequence ATGCGAACCCTTGTTTGTGCGATTCTTTTGCTTGGAGCGATCTATATGGCGGGTATGATTTACTACACACCTGTGGAGTTTGTTTTCCCACAGGAGCTTTATCAGTCAATAGGTTCAAAATCCGCAAATTTCCAGTATATGATACTTTCAAAATCTGAACAGATCGTTTTACTGCTCAAAGGTTGGTTGTTTACGCCGGTTCAGATTAGTGAAACGAAATCTTTCAAAGTCAGGGTCATCGCTCAAGATTTTGATGGAGAGATAGAATTACCAGCTAAGAAAAGTGGAATTTATACTTACATGGTTCAACACCTTCTAATTCTACCTAAGGGAGTTTCTAAAATTATTGTTGGTGGTTATGAGATATCTTTTGGTAGCTTTTCTTACAAGACTAAATCGACGCGGGGAAGTGATTCAGTTTCATTAGATGTACTGAACAGCCAAATGGTCTTGACGCAGACTTTCAAAGCAGGGGAAAAAATATTAATCATGATATCTGCCGGTAGGAAAAACACAGGCGGTTATGAAGTAGTTGTAGACTCTGTTGACTTGGTCGACAAGACAATACAAATAAAGGCTCACGTACAATCACCTTCGCCTTCAACGCCTGTTACACAAGCCATTACATATCCAGCTGCCGTTGTTGAAATTAACGAACCTCTTCAACCAGGTAGTTATAATATAATCTGCACGCTTCTTGACAATGGAGAATTCAACTTATCTGCGGGTTTTGAGATTTTCTGA